CGTCTGGAAGCTGACTCGCTATCTTGCCGGGGACTGGACATTCCTGCTGGCCGGATCGGGCCACATCGCCGGGGTCGTCAATCCGCCGTCCTCGGGCAAGTACCAATACTGGACCAACGATGCCTCTCCAGAAAGCCTGGACGAGTTCGTTGCAGGTGCGAGCGAACATCCCGGTAGCTGGTGGCCGCATTGGGCGGAGTGGCTGCGTGCGCGCGATGATGAAGAAGTTCCCGCACGCGGCAAACGCAAACCCGGCGGGCGCGGCGACCGTGTCATCGAAGATGCGCCCGGTCGTTATGTAGCGGGGCGCTGATTACCTCCGAATTACCACCGATCCTGCTGTAATTTAATTGGTAGTCTTGGTCGGAAAGGCCTTGGCTGACACATTGTTGTAATCGGTGACTGGCTTAAATCCTGGGGCCTGCTCGAAAAGCGGGAAATGCTGCAATGCAACATTTTGTTGCAACGCAACATAGGGCTGTTGACTTCGCGCCTGCAAAAACTTATTTTGCACCGCAGCAACGATGAAAACGACTCGTTCGTTGCTTCGGTGCTGGGCGCAGGCTCGGCTGATGTGCAAGTTTTCACCTAAGGCTGGATTATAAACATGGCCGACCATGAAGACCCCAAGGACAAGGCCCCGGCTGTAACGGCTCCCAAGGCCGTGCCAGCGGGCAATGTTATCGCAGCGAATGTTGCCAAGGCTCCGGCAATCGCCAAGCCTGCCGAGGTCAAGCCTGCCGAGGTCAAGCCGACCGAAAGCAAGCCGGCCGAAGCCAAGCCGGTTCAGGCGAAGCCCGTTGAAGCCGTGTCGGCTCCCGCCGCCAAGGCTCCCGAGCCGGCCCCGGCCAAGCCGGCCGCGCCCGTCAAGGTTCCTGCTCCGGTCAAGGCTGCGGCTGAGCCCGTGGCTAAGGCCGCCGAGGTCAAGGCTCCCGCCGTGATGGCGAAGCCCGGCCCGAAACCCAAACTCAAGACCGCGCCGGTCGCCCAGGCCAAGCCTGCCGCGAAGCCCGAGCCGGTCGAAAAAGTTGTTCCGGCGAAGGTCGCTCCGACCCCGCCGATCAGCAAGGTTGCCAAGGACGTGAAGGCTCCGGTTGCGGTGGTCACGATCCCGAAGGCGGCCACTCCCAAGGCGGCACCAAAGACCGCACCTACAACCAAGCCCGTCTTCGCAGGACTATTTACCAACTTCATGCTCGAGGAAACGAATATGGACATGAGCACTAACTTCGCCGGCCTTCAGGACGCGATGACCGAAGCCCAGGCCAAGGCCAAGGCAGCCTTCGAAAAGAGCACCAGCGTGCTTGGCGAAGTCACCGAATTCACCAAGGGCAATGTCGAAGCATGCGTCGCTTCCGGCAAAATCCTGGCTGAAGGCGTTCAGGGCATTGGTTCGGAACTGGTGGCCGAAGGCCGCACCGCTTTCGAAACCATGACCGGCGACATCAAGGAACTGGCTGCTGCCAAGTCGCCGACCGACTTCTTCAAGATCCAGGGCGACATGGTCCGCAAGAACTTCGACAGCGCCGTGGCGTACAGCTCGAAGAACAGCGAAGCCATGCTCAAGCTGTTCAGCGACTCGTTCGCGCCCCTCTCGGGCCGCATGAGCATCGCCATGGAAAAGGCGCGTTCGGTCTCGATCTGAGCCGAACGGGTTGCTCAGACGGTCGGATGAAGCGATTCTTCCGACCGTCTGAGCGCCAATTCAGAGAATATGGGCCGGGGCATCTTGTTATCGGGTGCCCCGGTACGATATTCTGGCCATCATGATTCCCCCTATCGCCGAATCCGACCTCCTGCTTTCCCTTGGCGTGTCCGCGTTGACCGTGGCTGCGAGGGATGATGACGATTCCGCTGGCGGCGGTGGTCCCGGTGACAATGATCCCGGCGGCGCAGGCGACGATCAACAGATCGGCGTTGCGACCAAGGCCCGCGCCAAGCCGAAGAAGCCCAGCCAGTTCAAAGTGCTGATGCTCAATGACGACTACACCCCGATGGAATTCGTGGTGATGTGTCTCAAGCGCTTCTTCAACATGGACCTTGAGCAGGCCACGCGCGTCATGCTTCATGTCCACCAGAAGGGCGTGGGTGTATGCGGTATCTTTCCTTATGAAATCGCGGAAACCAAGGTGAACCAGGTGATGGACTTCGCCCGGCAGAACCAGCACCCGCTCCAGTGCACGCTGGAAAAAGCCTGAGCTTTTCGCCGCCTTGGGTCAGAGCTTCGGCTTTTCGTGCCTTACGCGCTGAAATTCAGCGTTTTCCCGCTTCACACGCAGAAACAATGCGTTGCCATCCACGTTGTAAACCTCGCCTGGCGGCACGCTTGCAGTGCTGTTCGACAGCGTGATCCCGCATCGCCCGATCGCAATGCGACAAATCGCTTTGCCCTCAGGGCTGCGAACCGTTAAGGGCCGAGGAGGGACGTTCAGTGACGCCGGTCGGGAAGTGCTCTAGTTGAAGTTCATTACCGCCATCGACCGGTATATCCTGCGCCTCGTGCTGATGCCGATGCTGGGTATCTTCGTGCTCGCCGCATCGCTGCTTGTCATGGACAAGATGCTGCGGTTGTTCGATTTCGTCGCGACAGAGGGCGGGCCGATCGGCGTCGTCTTCAAGATGCTGGCGAACATGCTGCCGGAATATGCCAGCCTCGCGATCCCGCTGGGGCTGATGCTGGGCATTCTGCTTGCCTTCCGCAAACTGGCGACCAGCAGCGAACTCGATGTCATGCGCGCGGTGGGCCTCAGCTACACCCGCATGCTGCGTGTGCCCTATATCATCACTCTGGTGCTCATCGTCGCTAACTTCGCCATCGTCGGCTACCTTCAGCCGCTGTCGCGCTACTATTACGAAGAGCTAAATTACGAGCTTAAGTCGG
The DNA window shown above is from Novosphingobium sp. P6W and carries:
- the clpS gene encoding ATP-dependent Clp protease adapter ClpS, whose protein sequence is MIPPIAESDLLLSLGVSALTVAARDDDDSAGGGGPGDNDPGGAGDDQQIGVATKARAKPKKPSQFKVLMLNDDYTPMEFVVMCLKRFFNMDLEQATRVMLHVHQKGVGVCGIFPYEIAETKVNQVMDFARQNQHPLQCTLEKA
- a CDS encoding phasin family protein, giving the protein MADHEDPKDKAPAVTAPKAVPAGNVIAANVAKAPAIAKPAEVKPAEVKPTESKPAEAKPVQAKPVEAVSAPAAKAPEPAPAKPAAPVKVPAPVKAAAEPVAKAAEVKAPAVMAKPGPKPKLKTAPVAQAKPAAKPEPVEKVVPAKVAPTPPISKVAKDVKAPVAVVTIPKAATPKAAPKTAPTTKPVFAGLFTNFMLEETNMDMSTNFAGLQDAMTEAQAKAKAAFEKSTSVLGEVTEFTKGNVEACVASGKILAEGVQGIGSELVAEGRTAFETMTGDIKELAAAKSPTDFFKIQGDMVRKNFDSAVAYSSKNSEAMLKLFSDSFAPLSGRMSIAMEKARSVSI